From the Natronococcus sp. AD-5 genome, one window contains:
- a CDS encoding hydantoinase B/oxoprolinase family protein — protein sequence MSGVTTPQDSEPEIEPYLMTILSKKFEAASRDMTQSLLKSARSGVINVARDFSSGITLYNGRQFMIDEGLPVHLGNIQLAPQYTLEQFEDINPGDCFLTNSPYAGNTHHADYTLHVPIFYDDEPLFWAINRAHQADVGAPEPSTYLAESENIYQEGPHFPSVKIQEEYEDKDDIVRICELNIRLGEEQWYGDYRAQIAAIREGEQRIQEIIDKYGIDVVKAFTSEWLDYGHRMMKNAIRDLPEAEVKYTAHHDPVPGAEEGVPVTVHLVIEPEEPKITIDLTENMDALPCGFNLCEATTLAGAYSGVFNNLNAKIPHNQGSLRPIEVKMDEETVVGKAAYPSGTSVATTNVCDTLFNAVQAAFGELGKPYGMAEGNPGMPPNVGVISGTDFRRDDAPYVNQIIYSGGGGPAVYGHDGWLTYGIPVTSGVLYLDSLEVDERKYPILFDRYELLTDTEGAGEWRGAPGVELEYGPRQDPMTVAYLGNGDQFPPQGILGGEAGASAKAIKVTDDGEEMPLPIISVEEIGPEERIVGRIAGGGGYGDPGDRDPAAVKEDVQKGVISRERAEDVYGVVFEESSSELTVDESATDARRDQLTTEGSQ from the coding sequence ATGTCAGGAGTTACCACACCACAAGACTCAGAACCGGAGATTGAGCCGTACTTGATGACGATCTTATCGAAGAAATTTGAGGCTGCGTCGCGCGACATGACCCAATCGCTGCTGAAATCGGCTAGATCGGGTGTAATCAACGTCGCTCGGGACTTCTCGTCAGGAATTACCCTGTACAACGGACGGCAGTTCATGATTGACGAAGGGTTGCCGGTTCATCTAGGGAATATCCAACTCGCACCGCAATACACCTTGGAGCAATTCGAGGACATCAACCCCGGCGACTGTTTTCTGACGAATTCGCCATATGCTGGTAATACCCATCACGCAGATTATACCCTCCACGTACCTATCTTCTACGATGATGAACCGCTCTTCTGGGCGATCAATCGAGCGCATCAGGCGGACGTGGGAGCGCCCGAGCCATCGACATATCTCGCAGAATCCGAGAATATTTATCAGGAGGGGCCACATTTTCCTTCAGTCAAAATTCAAGAAGAGTATGAGGATAAGGACGATATCGTCCGGATATGTGAACTGAACATCCGTCTCGGTGAAGAGCAATGGTACGGCGATTACCGCGCCCAAATCGCCGCCATTCGCGAAGGAGAGCAGCGAATCCAGGAAATCATCGATAAATACGGGATAGATGTTGTAAAGGCGTTCACATCCGAGTGGTTGGACTACGGGCACCGGATGATGAAGAACGCCATTCGTGACCTTCCCGAAGCCGAAGTCAAATATACCGCGCATCATGACCCCGTTCCCGGAGCAGAGGAAGGTGTCCCCGTCACCGTCCACCTTGTGATCGAACCCGAGGAGCCAAAGATTACGATCGATCTGACGGAGAACATGGATGCTCTCCCCTGCGGGTTCAACCTGTGTGAGGCAACGACGTTGGCAGGTGCATACTCAGGAGTGTTCAACAACCTCAACGCGAAGATCCCCCACAACCAGGGCAGTCTTCGTCCCATTGAGGTTAAAATGGATGAGGAAACCGTCGTCGGGAAAGCGGCGTATCCCTCCGGCACCTCTGTTGCGACGACGAACGTCTGCGATACGCTGTTTAACGCGGTGCAGGCCGCGTTCGGTGAGTTGGGGAAACCGTACGGCATGGCGGAAGGGAATCCCGGGATGCCGCCGAACGTCGGCGTGATCTCCGGGACTGATTTCAGACGTGATGACGCCCCCTACGTCAACCAGATCATCTACAGTGGTGGTGGCGGCCCTGCCGTCTATGGCCACGATGGCTGGCTTACGTATGGGATCCCCGTCACGAGCGGTGTGCTCTATTTAGATAGCCTCGAAGTCGACGAACGAAAATACCCAATCCTTTTCGACCGATACGAATTACTTACTGATACGGAAGGCGCGGGCGAGTGGCGAGGGGCACCAGGCGTCGAACTGGAGTACGGTCCGCGGCAGGATCCGATGACGGTCGCCTATCTTGGGAACGGGGATCAGTTTCCGCCTCAAGGGATTTTAGGGGGTGAAGCCGGCGCGTCAGCGAAAGCAATCAAAGTCACCGATGACGGTGAAGAAATGCCACTACCGATTATCAGTGTCGAAGAGATCGGTCCAGAAGAACGGATTGTTGGCCGGATTGCCGGCGGTGGGGGATATGGTGATCCTGGAGACCGGGATCCCGCCGCCGTCAAAGAAGATGTCCAAAAGGGAGTCATCTCTCGAGAACGGGCCGAAGACGTGTATGGTGTCGTCTTTGAAGAGTCCTCGTCGGAGCTGACGGTTGATGAATCGGCAACAGATGCTCGTCGCGACCAACTCACCACAGAGGGATCCCAATGA